The Sphingopyxis fribergensis DNA segment CGGCATTTTCCTGCGCGATCCCCGCCCAGTACCAGGTCTGCTGCGGCGGGATCGAATCCATCCCTACCTGTACCTGCTTGATTTCACGCCGAATCTGGCCTTGCGGCCCATAGAGCACGATCTCGAAGCGGTTCGCGCCATATTGCAGCGGCACATCGATGAACTCGTAGCGCCCGTCGCCATTCGGGTTCGTAAAGGCGAGCAATTGCCCGTTGCGATACAATTCGGCATCCCAGCCCGCGGGCAGGTCGCCGCGGAAGGTCGTTTTGTCGAAGGCATCGGGCCGCTCGATCGGCCGATTGGTGAGCACCGCGCCGCGCCCCGGCGCCGAGGAGGCAACGATTCCCGTCGACAACAGGCTGACGTCACCCACGGCATAATGCGTCGCCTTCAGCGGCCCGAGCAGCCGCCCCTGCGGATCAGTGCGATAGAGCCGCATGCGTAAGCTGTCGGGCACCCCCCCATTGTCCGACGACAGCCGCGCGTCGAAACTCTGTCCGAGCACCTCGCCCGCCGCGAAAATCTCGTAGCGCCCCTGCACATAGGATCCACCGCGCTTGTCCGACACGACGCCCGCCGACGCGACGACATCGACCGACGGCGTCGCCCACGCCTGATACGGCCGCGCCGTCTGCGGAAGGCTTGCGAGGTCAAACTGCACCTCCGGCCGTATCCCCCCCGCCCGCGCGCGACGTTCGGCGGCGAGCTGGAACGGCAGTTTGTCCTTGCTGTCGATACGCAGCACCGCGTTCGACATATCGGCGGTCAGCGGCACGCCAAGCCAGATGTTGAGGCTATCTAGGTCGACGCACCACCCTGCCTGCGTGTCGCGGATCGTCGTCGGGCCCAGCCGGAAACTCTGGCTCCCCGCGCGCACGTCGCCCGCGTCGCGGTCGATCGTCAGGCTGCGGCGCTCGTCGAACACCCATCCGGTTGCGCGGCGCAACTTCTTGTCGACGCGCACCGCCAAGTCCAGCGCGAGCACGACATCGCCCAGGTCGACGCACACGCCCTGCGGCGTCTGATATCCGCGCACTCCGTCGCCGAGCCGATATTGCCCCGATCGCACATCGAACAGCCAGCTGTCGTCCTCGCTCGGTGCCCAATTGTCCTCGGCAAGCGAAACAGGCTTTTTCTCAACCGCCAGAGCGCCGGCGGGGACCAGCCCCACCAGCGCCAACCCGGCCAATATCGCCGGTTTCCATCGAGAGAGCGCCGCGCGGATCATCGTCCCGCCCGCTTCGCTCCGGCCTTACGCCATCATTTCACCACCCGCTCGGCCTCGTCGATCGTGCCGCCGCCGATTTCACGGTCTTCGCTATAACGAATATGCACCGGCCCCTTGAGCTTCGCCGCGAGTTCGCTGGGCACGCGAAGCGACACCTTCCGCGCGGCGACCTCCGGATAGACCGCGATGCCGCGCGCGACGAGCAGCGGCTCGGGCACGCCCGGGCGCGTCACCTGGATATCGCCATAGACCGAGCGGTTGCCCGTGCGCGTGAGGTCGAAATTGAACGCCGGCCCATCCTGCGTCTCACTCACCCACGCCTCGCCGATCGACGCCTCGGCCCCAAGGTCGCCCACGCGCACGATCACTGGAATCGTGATCCCGTAAATCGGCGTGAGCGCGATCGACACACCTTCGTTCTCGGGCTTGGCGGGATCGGCAGGCACCGCCGCGACCGCGTCGGGCACCGCGCGGAACAGCATATGTGCGCGATATTCGCCCGGCGGCGTGCCTTCGGGCACGCGAACCCCGACGCGTACGACCTGCGGCTGATTCGGCGGCAACGTGACGCGGCGCGGGCTGAAGGCAATCATGTCGAGCGCACGCCGCTCGGCCGCCGTCACATTTTCCTCGGCGATCTCGTCGAGCCCGCCCTCGCCGGTCATCCTTTTGATCTCGAGGCTGATGCGATAGGTCGCGGGCTCGGCGCCGATATTGTTCAGCACCACCTCGGTCCCGCGCGATCCGTCGAGGACGACGCGCGTCGGCGCAACGAGCAGGTCGCCGGCGGCCAAAGCCGGCGACGCCGCGGCGCCGAGCGCAGCCGCGGTAAACAGGCCGAAGCCCTTCAAAAAACGCAACATGGATACGATCCCCACAATCGTTTCGGGAAACGGCCCCACACCGTCCCGATGGTCGCATCCTGCTTGGCCCAACATGGTTGATATTTCGCTAACCACATCAACAACGTGCATAAAAAAGGGCCGCCAGACGCGCGTCCGGCGACCCCATTTACTCGCTGACGGGTCTCAGCCCGCCAGCCCCCCCCAGTTATTGGTAATTGGCGGTGACGTTGAACGTCCCCGTATAGTCACCCGACGCTTGGTTGGCGCCGACGCTCAGCGTGCCGCCGACCTGGAAGCTGCCGCCGGTGGCGCTCAGCGTGACGGTCGGCGCCGAATAGGTCAGCGTCGATGCCATTGTACCGCCGAGCGAGCCCGTCAGCGTCACGCTTGAATCGCCGCTGACAACGACAACCGCGCCCTCGGTGCCTGCAACGTTGAAGTTGGCGGCCGTCGCAGTACCGGTACAAGTAAGCGCGGCAGCGCAAGTACGCGTTCCGCCCGTGGACACCGCAACGGTCGCCGCGGTCGCACCGCTGATGATCGT contains these protein-coding regions:
- a CDS encoding fimbrial biogenesis chaperone, producing the protein MLRFLKGFGLFTAAALGAAASPALAAGDLLVAPTRVVLDGSRGTEVVLNNIGAEPATYRISLEIKRMTGEGGLDEIAEENVTAAERRALDMIAFSPRRVTLPPNQPQVVRVGVRVPEGTPPGEYRAHMLFRAVPDAVAAVPADPAKPENEGVSIALTPIYGITIPVIVRVGDLGAEASIGEAWVSETQDGPAFNFDLTRTGNRSVYGDIQVTRPGVPEPLLVARGIAVYPEVAARKVSLRVPSELAAKLKGPVHIRYSEDREIGGGTIDEAERVVK
- a CDS encoding DUF4402 domain-containing protein, with the translated sequence MRKIGMKRALLGAAIAALAMNASAAHAASATGTAKAKILRQITLTNTSDLQYATIISGATAATVAVSTGGTRTCAAALTCTGTATAANFNVAGTEGAVVVVSGDSSVTLTGSLGGTMASTLTYSAPTVTLSATGGSFQVGGTLSVGANQASGDYTGTFNVTANYQ